A window from Pseudomonas kribbensis encodes these proteins:
- a CDS encoding MFS transporter: MPSQEPLLLRHHRPFLAFWFARIFTASGFQMLTVAIGWNLYQLTGNVLDLGLVGLVEFAPRVLFMLHTGHVADRYDRRKVAAICQSLQALIALALAIGSATDHVTREMIFILAFLLGAARSFEMPTTQALLPSIVPSALFPRAVAAAQSAQQSATIVAPALGGLLYAFGSVWVYGPTVVLYVIACTLMLNLPARQTPLNKGKATLDSLLAGIRFIRSRPDILGAISLDLFAVLLGGATALLPVFAKDILLTGPWGLGLLRSAPAVGALMMSLFLARFAVERNVGRVMFTAVGVFGVATIAFGLSTSFWFSLAVLVVLGAADMISMVIRASFVQLETPDEMRGRVSAVNGLFIGASNQLGEFESGLTAHWFGTVPAVVMGGIGTLVVTGTWIKLFPTLANRDRMHVPVEEVKA; encoded by the coding sequence ATGCCCAGCCAAGAGCCCTTGCTGTTACGTCACCATCGTCCGTTTCTTGCGTTCTGGTTTGCCCGGATCTTCACCGCCAGCGGCTTCCAGATGCTCACCGTGGCCATCGGCTGGAACCTCTATCAACTGACCGGCAACGTGCTCGATCTTGGCCTGGTCGGTTTGGTGGAATTCGCCCCACGTGTGCTGTTCATGCTGCACACCGGCCACGTTGCCGATCGTTACGACCGGCGCAAGGTGGCGGCCATCTGTCAGTCGTTGCAGGCGTTGATTGCCCTGGCACTGGCCATCGGCAGCGCTACTGACCATGTCACCCGGGAAATGATCTTTATCCTGGCGTTCCTGCTCGGCGCCGCGCGCTCGTTCGAGATGCCAACGACTCAGGCCCTGTTGCCAAGTATCGTGCCCAGCGCATTGTTCCCACGGGCGGTTGCCGCCGCGCAGTCGGCGCAGCAATCGGCCACCATCGTCGCCCCGGCACTTGGCGGTCTGCTCTATGCCTTCGGCAGCGTCTGGGTCTATGGCCCGACGGTCGTTCTGTATGTCATCGCTTGCACCTTGATGCTCAACTTGCCTGCCCGACAAACCCCGCTGAACAAGGGCAAGGCGACTCTGGATTCACTGTTGGCGGGGATTCGTTTCATTCGCAGCCGCCCGGACATCCTCGGGGCGATCTCGCTGGACCTGTTCGCCGTGCTGCTCGGCGGCGCCACGGCGCTGTTGCCGGTGTTTGCAAAGGACATTCTGCTGACCGGGCCGTGGGGCCTGGGGTTGCTGCGTTCGGCGCCGGCGGTCGGAGCGCTGATGATGTCCTTGTTCCTGGCGCGGTTTGCCGTTGAGCGAAACGTCGGCCGGGTGATGTTCACCGCTGTCGGCGTATTCGGTGTGGCCACCATCGCCTTCGGTCTGTCGACGTCGTTCTGGTTCTCGCTGGCGGTGCTGGTGGTGCTCGGCGCGGCGGACATGATCAGCATGGTGATCCGCGCCTCCTTCGTGCAACTGGAAACCCCGGACGAAATGCGCGGCCGGGTCAGCGCGGTGAATGGCCTGTTCATCGGCGCCTCGAACCAGTTGGGCGAATTCGAATCCGGCCTCACCGCCCACTGGTTCGGCACCGTGCCGGCGGTGGTGATGGGCGGCATCGGGACGCTGGTGGTGACCGGGACCTGGATCAAACTGTTCCCGACCCTGGCCAACCGCGACCGGATGCATGTGCCGGTGGAAGAGGTGAAGGCCTGA